The nucleotide sequence GGTGGAAGAAAGTCTCAGCGAGGCCGCAGAGCGCGGCTATCGGAGCTGCAACATAAAGGTCGGCGGCGCCATGGACTGGGACGTGCAGATGTGCGAACTCGTTAGGAACGCTTTTCCCGACGGCTTTCTCTGGGCCGACGCCAACGGCGGCTTTCCGCCCCATGAGGCACACCAGCGCATGCATGCCTTGGTTGACGCGGGCGTGGACTTGCTCGAACAACCGGTAGCGCCGGATAGGCCGGACGTATCCGCGCAGATTGCCGCAGCATCGCCGATCCCCATTGCGTTAGACGAGTCCATTTCCGGCCCGGTGCCGCTGCTGACGATGATCAAGCAGAACGCGCTGACTGCCTATACGTTCAAGGTGACACGGACCGGCGGTCTCTGGCCCAACCGCATCTGCGCGTCGCTCGCCGATGCCGCCGGGTTCATGCTGGTCTGCAGCGGCCTCACCGAGTGCAGCGTGGCATTCGCCGCCAGTGTGCACCTCGCCGCGGCGTGGGGCGTCGCGCACCCCTGCGCCCTCAACGGCCCGCAATTCTTAACTGACGATATTGCGGCCAAGGCGCTGCCCCGGGAGGGCGACGCGGCCCTCCTCACCGACGAACCGGGACTGGGCATCGAGGTGGACGAAGACAAAGTCCGGCATCTTGCCGCGCAGGAGGCATGACCGCAATGGCAGAGCACGCTCCCATACGCACCATTCACGTTGGTGTTGGACGCCGTGGACGGTGGCCGCTGGAAGTGCTGACGGCTGACCCGCGCTTTCAGCCTGTAGCCCTCGTAGACGTTTCTGCGGAATTGCTCGTAGAGGCCCGGGCGCTGACGCGTCTGGACGAGGCGGCTTCATGCTCGCAACTCGAAGCAGCACTGGCAGCCGTCCCCGCCGACGCCGTCATCATCTGTACGCCCACGGCATTTCACGGCCCTTTGGCACGGCAAGCATTTCAGGCCGGCAAGGACGTGCTCGTAGAAAAAGGCATGACGACGAACTGGCAAGATGCCGTTGCGCTGGTCGCCGAGGCAGAGAGCGCCGACGTGAGATTCTGTGTATCGCAGAACTACCGCTACCGGACGGAAGTGCAGACGCTGAAAGCCGCTGTTGCCAGTGGCGCTTACGGCACGCCCCACCTCATCGACCTCGTCCATCACCGCTACCGGCCCACGCCCCGCACATTGGACTACCATTTTGCAATGGTATGGGACATGAGCGTGCACCATCTCGACAATTTGGTGTTCTGCTTTGGGCCGGTTGCCGAAGTCACGGCCCGCAGTTTCACGACGCCCTGGTCGCAGTATTCCCACGACGCGGGCGTCTCCGGCGTGCTCCACTTCGCGAGCGGTGCCATTGCCACCTACGCCATGTCGCACATTGCCAGCTTCAACGACTACCGCTTTGTCGTGCAAAGCGCCGAGGGAGTGCTCACCTGGGACGGGACAGACTGGCAGTGGCAGGAAACGCCGCAGGCAGACTTCGGCAAAGCGCAACCGCCGCAGCCCGTGCCGCATGCGCCGGCGCCCGCTCGCAGCGAGCAAGGCGTCATCGACGCCTTCTACCGGTACATCGCGAATGGCGTCGAGCCCGGTATCAGCGGACGCAACAACCTGGAAGTGCTCCGCGCCTGCGAAATGCTCTGCCGCTCAAGCCAAGAACAGCGCACCGTACGGAGCGATGAAGTGCGCCCATAGGAGACTTTTGCGAAACCCTAGCGGAAGCGAGAGAATTCCCTCTCCCTCGACAGGAGAGGGAGTGCCCCTGCCTGAAGGTGGGGTTATGCAAGGGTCTCCATAGGCTCATTGACCTCTTGGATGCATAAATGGATCTGGGGAATGTCGCAGGCCTGCCGCGTGTCAATGTTCACAAAGAATTCACATTCCAGGACTAGAATGTCGACGAAGCAATCGCCGAATATGAGGAGAAGTGTCAGCACATATCATGAAGACTCGCTTGCTTGTGTGCCTAGCCGGACTTGCCATGCTTGTTTCCTGCGCGTCCCAAACTGAGTTTCAGTCCGGAATGACCATCACACGCGCGGCACAACCAACGGAAGTGCCGACGCCCGCGCCACAACCGGCTGCCCCAACGCCCTCCGCCGAAAGTCTCATCATGCTGCAAGACCCGCTTGACGAGCCGGAGTTCTATTGCGTCGACGTCGCGGGTTTTGGCAGCAATCTGAATCTGAACGCTCCGCTCCAGGCCCACACGTGCAAGCCCGGCGCCGCCGATGAGCTCTTCATTTTCAACCGTCCCGCACCGGGCCAGTTCTATATGAATGCCTACGACGTGTGCCTGGAGGCGGGCGAAGGCGTGCTGTACGTGAAAGCGTGTTCGGACTCTCAGAATCAGCGATTCGTGTTCGGTAGCGATGGGAATATTAACCCGCAAGATTCGAGTCTATGCCTTGCGGTCGAGACTGGCGAGGGACAGCCCGCTGGCGGCAGATCTCACGTGCGCCGCGATCTTTTGCTGCAAGCCTGCACAGACGTTGAAGACAGTCACGCCCGCTGGGCGCTCCCGGGTCCAAGACCGTAATTGCTACCTGCTGTTGGATTGTTCTCCCAGGATGTGTCCACAGATTCACCGGTGTGGTGAGGAATACGATGAATTGGTGTTGAGAGCGTTTATTGGTTGACACCCTCCTTAGCCGCCTGCTATCATGCCTCAGTACTTGCGGCGTGCCTAGCACGCTTGGCAGACGACAAAAGGTAATTCGGGTGTTGGTCGCAGTCCACAACTATTATTATCTGTTTACTAAGCCGGAGGGTCCGGCTTAAGCAGGTACGCTTTGTCCCAGTGGACAAAGCGAGGACAGGCGGCACCCTCCGGCGATAGCAGAAAGTGAAAAGCTTTCTGCTTTTTCTTTTATTGATAGGAGCGAGTGCCACCGAGAACTCTTCTGATCGTGCACAACCGACAGCTGAATTGGCAAGATCACCGTACAAGAAACGCCGCCTCACTTAACTGAGGCGCAACACACCACAGAGGAAAGGGATCAAGGGTAGAAGGTCATGATAGTCATAATGCGGACCGACGCCACTCAGGAGCAGATTGACGCCGTGCGACAGCGTATTGAGGATGGCGGCGTGGAGTCGACCATCAGCCAAGGTGTAAACAAGACAGTAATCGGACTCATCGGCAAGCGGCCTCCCGGCATGATGGAGCAGGTGCAAGTGCTGCCGGGTGTCGAAATGGTCATCCCCGTCGACAAGCCGTACAAGTTTGCTGCACGCGGCGAGGGCGGCGGCGATACCCACATTCGCGTCGGCAACGTGACCATCGGCAGCAACGAAATCGGCGTCATCGGCGGTCCCTGCAGCGTGGAGAGCGAGGAGCAGATCATCGCTACCGCGCAGGCCGTGAAAGAAGCAGGCGGACACATTCTGCGCGGCGGCGCCTTCAAACCGCGCACGTCGCCCTACAGCTTCCAGGGCATGGGTGGTGAAGGACTCAAGCTGCTGCGCACTGCCGCAGACGCTACGGGACTGCCTCTTATCACCGAGGTCATGGATCCCCGTCGGGTCTCACTGGTTGCCGAGTACGTCGATATCATGCAGATTGGCGCCCGCAACATGCAGAACTTCACGCTCTTGCAAGAGGTAGGCAACACCGACAAGCCGGTAATGCTCAAGCGCGGCATGGCGGCAAGCATCGAAGACCTGCTTATGTCCGCGGAATACATCATGGCCGCCGGCAATATGCGCGTGATCCTGTGCGAGCGGGGCATCCGGACCTTTGAAACGGCTACCCGCAACACGCTCGACCTGAGCGCAATCCCCGTCCTCAAGGAAGAATCGCACCTGCCCGTCGTCATCGACCCCAGCCACGCCACGGGCAAGTGGGAGTTGGTGAAGCCGATGGCGCTCGCTGCGGTAGCCGCCGGTGCTGACGGCGTGATGATCGAAGTGCATCCCAATCCTGAACTCGCGCTATCTGACGGTCCGCAGAGCGTCACGCCGGCGCGCTTCTTCGACATCATGGATGCCATTCGCAAAGTGGCGGCCGCAGTTGGGCGGGAAGTCCCTGCTGCCACAGCCGAGTTGGAAGCCGCCACTACGTAGCCAAGACATGACTGTTTACATGGGAAGAAATACGTGAATGCCTGGGTGCAGATAATAGCGGAGGACGAGGCGGAGGGTCAGTTACGCGCGGTCTACCAGGAGCTACTCGGTGAAGGTCGGCGGAGCAGTGTGCCCGATTTCCTGCGCTTGCATAGTCTCGTGCCCCGCGCGATTGTTCCGCTCGCCCAGTTGCACCGGGCCATCGCTTACGGGCCAGGCGAGTTGTCGCGGACACAGCGCGAGTTAATTGCCACGGTAGTTTCGGTCATCAACGGCTGCGGCCTTTGCCAAGAGCTGCATAGCCGCCTGCTGCTCCACCGCACCCGGGATGAAACGCTTGTGAAGCAAGTCCAATGCGATTTCCGCACAGCCCCCCTCACCGCTGTGGACCGCGCGATGCTGGAGTACGCAGCGAAACTCACCACCGCTCCTGCTGCCGTTGCGCGTGAGGACATAGAACAATTGCGTCAACTTGGACTGAACGATGCTGCCATCGTCGCAATCGCCACGCAAACCGCTCTCTTCAACTATCTGAACCGCGTCATTCAAGGCCTCGGTCTGGGAGAGACCGACGCACTATGAAGCGAATCCAACCCATCAATCACCCCGTGAACGCCACCGTTACCCTACCGGGATCCAAAAGCTATACCAACCGGGCGCTCATCCTCGCTGCGTTGGCTGACGGCACATCAACGTTACGCCAGGCGCTGTTTAGTGACGACACCGTGTACATGGCAGATGCGCTCCGGCAGCTTGGAATTCCTGTATGGGCAAACGAATCCGACAGTACGTTCGTGGTCGAAGGGAAAGGCGGCTCTATTCCCGCCAGCGAAGCGGACCTCTTCGTCGGACTCTCCGGTACGAGCGCGCGCTTTCTAACGGCGTTCGCCGCACTGGGCCACGGCCGTTACGGTGTGGATGGCGTCCCGCGCATGCGCGAACGCCCTATGCAACCGTTGCTTGACAGTATTCTCCAGCTAGGCGGCAGGATCCGGTCTCAGACCGGGAATGGCTGCCTGCCCATCGCCATTGATGGGCGGGGGCTGCGCGGCGGCAGCGCTTCTATGGCCGGCGACCAGAGCAGCCAGTACTTCAGCGCTCTCCTTATGGTCGCGCCATACATGGCAGATGGGCTCGACCTCGCCGTGAACGGCCGCCTCGTCCACGGTCAGTATGTCACTATGTCGATGAAGAGCATGGCGGAATTTGGGGTTGCGGCGACACATGAGGGAGAGCAGCGCTTTCGCGTTGCACCCGGGCAGCACTATCAAGCTCGCACGTACGACATAGAGCCGGACGCCTCCGCCGCATCCTATTTCTTTGCGGCTGCGGCGCTTTCGGGCGGCACGGTCCGCGTAGAAAATCTCGGCGCCGACTCCGCCCAAGGAGATTTAGACTTCGTTGACGTGCTCGCTGCCATGGGTTGCGAGGTCGAAAAGAGCGCCGATTACGTGAGCGTCACAGGTCCCAGCAATTTACAGGGCGTTGACGTAGACATGGGTTCCCTGTCCGACACCTTCATGACTCTGGCCGCCCTTGCGCCATTTGCCGACGGGCCTACCGTCATTCGCGGAATTGCGCACACCCGCTTGCAGGAAACCGACCGTGTTCACGCCACCGCGCAAGAGTTGCACAAGCTGGGAGTTGCCGTTGAAGAGTTTGACGACGGCTTGCGCATCAAGCCGGGCGCTGTGCACGGCGCCACCATAGATCCCCACGACGACCATCGCATTGCGATGAGCTTTGCGCTGGTCGGCCTGCGGCAGCCCGGTGTTATAATCGGCAATCCAGAGTGCGTGGCAAAGACGTTTCCAGATTATTTCGACTGCCTAGAGGAAGCGGTTCGCCCAGCCCAGCGCTCTGCGCCAATCTGATCGGCCGCGCCCAGCAATCGCTTGCAGCAAGCCTGGTTTGCCGCCTATCCCCATCTGGATGGAACGCGAGTGCTCGCTTTCGTTACTATCCCGGCGCCAAAGGCACAGAGTTTGCCCCAAGAATGCTCTACGGCAAGCTTTGCCCTAGTCCCGGCCAGCCCTTAAGTGGGCTATCGGCCGCAAGGCTCTCATAGATTCCCCGCTCCCGGGTTTCACAGTTGCCTCTCCATGGGGCTCATCTTGCGTGAGAGCGACACAGCAACGGCATACAGAATCCAACACCGAAAGATTTCACCGCGCCGAGACCATCCAGCCTGCATAGCGGATTCTTGCTTGGTTGCTACAGCGCTCTACGCCCTGCTACTATCGCTACTATGAGCCGCTTTCTTTCCACCCTTGCGACACCTCTCGCGGGCTTCCAACCGTCCTTGGAAGACGCACCAAAGCACTCGCCACGCTTGATTGGTGTTATCTTTCTGTTCTTCTTCTTGCTGTACACCCTAACCGGCGGCGGTCATGTTTACAGCGCAGAGGGGGAACACGCATACGCCATCAGCCACAGCCTCCTCTTGGAGCCGGAACGCGAAGGCCTGCAGCAAGACTATCGCGAACTCGCATCGTGGGAGTTGGGGCTACCGGTCTTGATGCAACCCACCTTGCTCCTAGGCGCCATCATCGATCCTTTGCTGCCCCAGAGGGATGCATTTGGGCATCAGGGAGACACATATGTGCTGGGAGAGTATCCGGTACTTGCACGACGAGGCACGCCCAATACTCGCGATACACTCCATATACCCCTTGAGGACACACGAGCCAAGGCGCTCGTAATCTTTTCCAATTTGGAATCATCTCAAGAGATCAAGGAAGGTTCGCGTATCGCCACGATTACGTTTGACACCGTCCCCGTAGGTAGATTCTTTGGAGAGGTGAAGGCCGGGCGAGACACTGCAGAGGCAGCATACGACCTTTCTGTCATTCAAGGAGGAGTGGCGCATGGCAAGGCTGAGACTGTGGCTCGTCGCATCGGCATGCCCAGGTCCAACATCTACGTCTCAGAGCTGCAGTTTACACAGCGCTTGACCGTTAAGAGCATCACCATCCAGTACCACGCACAAGAAGGCGCGTTGCACATATCTTCTCTTAACCTCATAGACGCCGAGACTGACGAACCTATACTGATCGGCTCCACTGGAAGAGTATGGTCCGAGCAGGAAAACAGTGACTATTTCAGGCGCTTATTTGCGCTCTTTACCAACGCCTGGGTAACCGCCCTCAGTGCGGTGCTCATGTTTCTCATAACGCGACGCCTGGGATACCACAGCCAGGTCGCCCTTGCCTTGACGTTGCTCTTTGGACTAGCCACGCTTGCGTGGCCGTACGCCAAGTATGACTATACTGAACCGGGAATTGCTCTCGCTCTCTTGGGTACGGTCTATTTCCTGCTGCGGGGTGTCCAAGACCGGCAATTGGGTTGGATTCTTGTCAGCGGACTCATCATTGTGTGCGGCATTGCCATTAAGTTTGTTACGGCAATCAATCTGGCTGTCCTTGTTCCGCTGCCGGCACTCGTTTCATTCCAGGGCTCCCGCCAATTCCTGCGATCCCTCGCTTGGGCTCTCGTACGCACTCTCGTATTCCTGGCCCCGATAGGCCTTGTTGGCCTCGTGGCACTCGTCGCGCTTGTGTCTGCATCGGACCTGGAGTCTTTTGTGCCTACCGACTTGATCGAGAGACTTTCCGCCGGGCTCGACCTGCCGACATGGATTGGTCTGTATGGCAACCTGTTAAGTCCGGGGAAGAGCGTCCTGCTCTATGCGCCACCCCTCATTCTTGCTCTCTTTGGGAGTCTGCCGTTCATATCGCGACACAAGTGGTGGTCGCTTCCATTCGCGTGCATACCCCTGATCTACTTGCTCATCTATAGCAGTGCAGGCGACTGGTATGGCGGGAGTACCTGGGGACCGCGCTACCTGGTTCCTGCCGTACCTCTGCTGCTGGTGATGGCTGCGCCAATTCTAGAGAAAGCGCTATTTGACAATGGCGTGAGAGAATTGCGGGCCGCCGTGGTTCTCGGCGCTGTAGGAATCGGTATGCAACTCCTCGCCGTCGCCAATAACTTCGAGCGGTACTTCAGCCTGCTGCGTTCCCAGGTCTTGCCGCAGATTCCGGAGAGCGGCGCGTTTCTGGCCGGACGTGTAGGACAAGCATATTACGCCCATCCTGCAAACTTGCCAGCCGATAAGGAGAGTGTCCTCTATCTTTTTGCGACACCATTTTCGCCCATATTCGCCCACATCTGGATTCTGGCGGCAGACACAGTGGACCTTTTCCTGATTTCAAGCCCCGAAATCCTGCGAGCCGTGCTAAGTCGTCCTCCATGGACTTTGCTGGGAGTGGCAATTTGGCCTCAGCACCCCGAAGAGGTGCTGGGTCTGGACTTCTGGTCGATGACATTGTGGCGGGACTTTACCAACCACGCCATCCTTCTCGCGTTCATCTTAATCTTCGTATTGGCCTGCCAGGCCGCAACCCTCTACTGCTGGACGTGGCTAAGCCAGCGTTTCGAGCTAAGCATGCGGCTCTATTGGGGTGGAATTATCGGCCTTGCGACGTTCTTTATCCTGTTCGATGTGTCCCACATTCTTCAATAGCGCAGCTCGCATGCCGAGAATTCACTTGGTGATTCACGCGGGATTTAGGCGTGCCGCAGGTGTGCCAAAACACGCTACTGCGAAGCCTGCCGCTTGCCAAAGAAAATACGCAGCTTAGGCACGCCGCGCGCAGGCCTCGAGAACTAGCCTCTTCCCAGATGCCAAGAATCGCAAAGGCTTACTGGACGTGGGTAAGAAAAGGCCGAGACAACCTGGGTTGAACAAAGTCATCGCCCGGACGGGCAACTCAAGGGAACTGCGTCAACCGAATTGCAGGATTAGGCGTTGCAGGGTATGACTTGAACAGCCACCGAGCGTCGTGGGCGAGGGCCGTCAAGCTCTACGAAGAAGACGCTCTGCCAGGTTCCCAGGACAAGGCGGCCTTCATGAACCGGGATCATAAGGTTGCCGCCAATGATACCGGCCGTGAGGTGTGACCGGGCATTATTGTCTACGCAGTCATGCCGATACTGCGCTTGGGGCAGCAAATCCCGCACGACCGCCTCAAAGTCTCGCTTGAGACCGGGTTCGTTTTCGTTGACAAGCATACATGCGGTTGTATGCAAACAGAAGACGCTGCAGACACCTTCTTCAATGCCGGATTCCGTCACGGCATCGTGAAGGTCATTGGTGATATCCAGCAACTCAGTGGGTTGCGCGGACGCAAGAGTTATCGTCTTCATAGCTTTGATTTCACGATACCACACGACTCTGAAATGAGACAAAGACGCACGGGACAGACAATCTCTGCTTCTCCAGGTCTACAACCACCGGTCTATCGCCGCCCACTTGCCGTTATTCCACACTTACAAATGCAATCCGGCTGCGCCATTGCTCTACCCACAGAAACGCTACCAACGAGCCTCCACTGCTGTGGTCTTGACCTGACCCCTTTTCAAGCGAAAACACACATGTGGCAACTCTTTGGTAACGCTGTGTCACAGCACGCTACGCGTGTGCCCGGCAGATTCAAGGCGGTCCGGCCCCAGCAGTTTTCAATCCCTCTCCAGAACTCGTGGGTTTCCGGCTAGTAGTGTACACGATGGCGCACAAGGCCGCCGTTAACCAAAACCAGCTCGCCAGGTCCGGCAAGAAATAGTAATTGTCCAACATGCCGTGGGTTACTGCCGCGAGTTGGCTCCCAGCCAAGCCCACACCAAGAGCGCGTACTTCCTTTTCCCGGCTGGTATACGCAATGCGATGTGTGAGCATGAAGAAGCGCGCAAGATAGCCAACGATGAAGACGACTCCCACTATCCCGAGGCGCAGCCAGAAGTCAAGGAAGAGATTGTGCGGGTGCGACAAATTCGGCTCACGCCAGGCAGCCGGGTTCAAGTACTGCGCGTGGACATAGAGGTAGTTATCCAGACCTACACCGGTGATCGGGTAGTCCGCGATCATCTGCAGGGATGACTGCCCATTAACGATTCGCATGTGCGTCGTTGTGCCTGGCTCGACACTTAGTACCGACCGCACCCGCTCCGGGCCAAAGTTGACGCCACCGGCAAACAGCAGCACCGCGACGAGGACTACGCCACCGAAGAAACGTACCCGTAGTCGGCGTTCCGGCAAGAGCACCCAAATGAAGAACAGCAGGAGTATAAGCCCGGCTATCCATCCCGCGCGCGAGAAGCTGCCCAGCAACGCCACCGCGAGCACACCTGCGAGCGGCCAAGCCACACGGGAGGGCCAAAGCTTGAACATGCCGGCAGCGACCACAAACGGCAGCGCCCGTTCGACTATCATCGCAAGGTGATTGGGCGAGGGATAGAATCCCGAGAGCCGAATCACGCCTTCTGCCTGCACCGCAGCATTGGGGTCGATGATGGGCCCTGCCAGCGCCACTGCCGCCGCCACGGCCGCGCCCGCCACAAACGCCTGTATCAACCGCCACGCCTGCTGCCGGTTTTCGAGCAGCCAGCTTGCGACCAAGAACAATAGCACCGGCACAACTATCGTCTGGCGCAACTCGCGCAAACTAAAGACCCCATAGTGGGAAAACAGGAGCGACACCGCACCGATCACGAGCAAACCGACAGCCCACCAGGTAAAGACGCGCCGTTCAACAACCAAGCGCTGCCTCACGAACGTGTGCACCAGCAGCGACCCGACGAGCAGTGCCGCCAGAATCTCATTGACGGGCAGCGCGAGGCGACCGGCGGCGGGTGTCAAAACGGAGAAGGGCAGTGTTGCTGCCACAACGAACAAGAGTGCACGGGGCCAGACCAGTGCGGCAAGGCCAAGCAGGGCCACGAGCAAATACTGCGCCGCCGCTCCCGGCACAATCCACAGCAGACCGGCCACCGGCAGCAACAACCCGAATCGAGCCGTCTCATGCTGCCATATGCCACTGGCAGTCCGTTCCATGATCTTGCCGAGAAGCTCGCTAAGCTGACGCCGTTGCCGCAGCCATCCGGTAAGAATCCAGCCGATTGCGGCAATGAATCCCGCGTACAGCCCGCCTACAAGTACATAGGGCCACAAGGGACGTTCCCGCACGACGACTATGGCATCGATGTCTACCCCAATGTCGCTCGACTGTAGGTTGCGCCGGCCTGTGACTTCGATCTCAACAAGGTGCTCGCGATCCGGGAGTCGATCTGCCAGCAGCACTTCTTCTTGCCAGCGGTCTTCAGGTGCGTAAAGGTCCAGCATGGCCTGACCGCCCGCGTCCTTGTCCAGGCGGTGGGCAAGAGACTGCGAGCCGTTGATGCGCACCAATGCAATGCCCTTGTCCGGCCCTTTGTGGACTACCAGGGAGACTGCCGTGCCATGAAAGCGAAAGCGCAGGCGGGCGCCCGCCTGCGGGCTGCCCCGCGCCTGACCCAGCGAGTAGGTTTCATTGGCGATGTCGATCCACTCGCCCTCCCAGGCGAGCGCGGGATGGTTCTCCTGATGGTAGCCCGGCCCGAGTACGGGCGGCGCGCCCATCAAATCCCGCATGGCCGCAAGCACCGGGCGCTGTGCGAATTCCTTATCCACAATGCCGAAGTATTGCGTGGGGTCATCGGGGTGGGCTTGGGGCCAGTAGAAGTGCCAGAGATTTATCATCGGCAGCCACGGCCACTCGCGTTGCGCGCGCTGCATGCCCTCCACTGTGTAGCGTGCCTGCGTCGCTTCCGAGACATTGCCCCAAGGCGAAGGACTGCCCTGCCAGTCCGTTGGCAGCGCGACCCACCCGTACTCTCCGGCCCAGATGGGTTTGGACGCGTCGCCGTTTCGCACCATCACTTCCCGTACCAACACCGCTCGCGCCATGTTCGTGCGGTGTCGCGCTATGTAGCGGTCATCCGGGCCGTGCCACAAGCCATAGGACGCCGTGCTGACCACGTCGAAGTACGGCGCGCCGCCGTGCGCATAGATGCCCTCGAGAAAGAGCAGCTCACTGAGGTTCTTGGGACCGGTCTCAGTCGTCGGCGCCAACACGGCGGCAACGATGATCGCCTTCGGATTCGCCTGCCGGATACGCTGCGAGGCCACTTGGAGCATCGCCACGTAGGCCGCCGGATCGGGATTGTGCGGCCACCATTCGCCATGGAGATTGGGTTCATTCCAAATTTGGAAGATCTGCACGTCCCCGCGGTACCGCTGGGCAAACGCATATGCAAAGTCTCCATAGTCCTCAAGCCGTGCCGGTGGGCCCTGTTGACGCCCGTCGTCCGGCGGCTTGTCGTCGGCATACGCCCAAGGTGGGGGTCGTTCGAGGCGCGCGATGATCGTCAAGTTGTGTTGCTTCGCCAGCGCGACCAGCCGGTCGTACTTCTGCCAGGTACTTTCCTCGGCAAGGTCGTTCCAGTACCTTCCCTTCCACGGACGCTCGATGTCCTCCCAGGCAAAGACCTGCCGGATGTAGCGAAAGCCTGCTTCTTCCAATAACGCCATGCCGCGCTCGATACGATCCCAATCCGGGTCTTGATCGAAGCGCGTATTGATGCCGTAGCGATACACCGCGGCGTGGCGGAGGGGGTGCACGGATTCGCGTCCGTAGGCGACGCCGGTTTCAAACCAGAAGCGGTAGCCGACCAAGGCCAGCGTCGCGGCGCAGAGCACCAGAAGACAACCAACAAAGAGGAGTAGTCGCACCACTGTAGGAAAAGTCTCTCCAGGGAAGCACTATCTAAGCGCGTGGCGACCAATCGGGATCCCATTTAAGCAGAGTTTAGCAGTAACGCCGCTAACGCGTACTCGCTGCCTAGGACTGCCGCAAGTCAGTTGGGACGCTGGGTGGAGTCTCGTGCCCGGGCGGGAAAGCTTCAGGTCAGGCGGAGAAGATGAGGGAGCAGTTGGCCCGCAGCCGCTTCCAGGCACAAGTCTTGCGGCAGGAAAGTGCCCGAGGGAAGCCTGTTACACCACCGCAAGCAGCTCTTCCTGGGCCGGATTGAGGACACGGTCTATGCGCCCCCCGCCAATCACTTCATCATCTTGATAGAATACCGTCGCCTGGCCGGGAGCAACCGCGCGTATCGGGCGGGCAAACACAACCTCCGCTGCACCATTACCCGCCGGCTCTACAATTGCTTCCACCTCTTCCATACGGTACCGCGTGCGCACGTTCACACGAATTGGCTCCGTTGGAGGCGAGCCCGCCACCCAGTGCACGTCAATCGCCTGCAGGGCATGCGCGTAGAGGTCTTCCTCTTCACCGACGAAAACGGTATTTGCCTCCGGGTCCAATGCAATCACGTACAACGGGCGCGGCCACGTCAAGCCAAGACCCCGGCGCTGTCCGACCGTATAGTTGACAGTGCCGTCATGTGCGCCTAGTACCTTTCCATCTTTAAAACAGATCGGCCCGGAGCGGGCGATGCCTGGCTGCCAAGACTCCAGGAAATCGC is from Chloroflexota bacterium and encodes:
- a CDS encoding Gfo/Idh/MocA family oxidoreductase, which encodes MAEHAPIRTIHVGVGRRGRWPLEVLTADPRFQPVALVDVSAELLVEARALTRLDEAASCSQLEAALAAVPADAVIICTPTAFHGPLARQAFQAGKDVLVEKGMTTNWQDAVALVAEAESADVRFCVSQNYRYRTEVQTLKAAVASGAYGTPHLIDLVHHRYRPTPRTLDYHFAMVWDMSVHHLDNLVFCFGPVAEVTARSFTTPWSQYSHDAGVSGVLHFASGAIATYAMSHIASFNDYRFVVQSAEGVLTWDGTDWQWQETPQADFGKAQPPQPVPHAPAPARSEQGVIDAFYRYIANGVEPGISGRNNLEVLRACEMLCRSSQEQRTVRSDEVRP
- the aroA gene encoding 3-phosphoshikimate 1-carboxyvinyltransferase, with protein sequence MKRIQPINHPVNATVTLPGSKSYTNRALILAALADGTSTLRQALFSDDTVYMADALRQLGIPVWANESDSTFVVEGKGGSIPASEADLFVGLSGTSARFLTAFAALGHGRYGVDGVPRMRERPMQPLLDSILQLGGRIRSQTGNGCLPIAIDGRGLRGGSASMAGDQSSQYFSALLMVAPYMADGLDLAVNGRLVHGQYVTMSMKSMAEFGVAATHEGEQRFRVAPGQHYQARTYDIEPDASAASYFFAAAALSGGTVRVENLGADSAQGDLDFVDVLAAMGCEVEKSADYVSVTGPSNLQGVDVDMGSLSDTFMTLAALAPFADGPTVIRGIAHTRLQETDRVHATAQELHKLGVAVEEFDDGLRIKPGAVHGATIDPHDDHRIAMSFALVGLRQPGVIIGNPECVAKTFPDYFDCLEEAVRPAQRSAPI
- a CDS encoding phospholipid carrier-dependent glycosyltransferase; protein product: MIGVIFLFFFLLYTLTGGGHVYSAEGEHAYAISHSLLLEPEREGLQQDYRELASWELGLPVLMQPTLLLGAIIDPLLPQRDAFGHQGDTYVLGEYPVLARRGTPNTRDTLHIPLEDTRAKALVIFSNLESSQEIKEGSRIATITFDTVPVGRFFGEVKAGRDTAEAAYDLSVIQGGVAHGKAETVARRIGMPRSNIYVSELQFTQRLTVKSITIQYHAQEGALHISSLNLIDAETDEPILIGSTGRVWSEQENSDYFRRLFALFTNAWVTALSAVLMFLITRRLGYHSQVALALTLLFGLATLAWPYAKYDYTEPGIALALLGTVYFLLRGVQDRQLGWILVSGLIIVCGIAIKFVTAINLAVLVPLPALVSFQGSRQFLRSLAWALVRTLVFLAPIGLVGLVALVALVSASDLESFVPTDLIERLSAGLDLPTWIGLYGNLLSPGKSVLLYAPPLILALFGSLPFISRHKWWSLPFACIPLIYLLIYSSAGDWYGGSTWGPRYLVPAVPLLLVMAAPILEKALFDNGVRELRAAVVLGAVGIGMQLLAVANNFERYFSLLRSQVLPQIPESGAFLAGRVGQAYYAHPANLPADKESVLYLFATPFSPIFAHIWILAADTVDLFLISSPEILRAVLSRPPWTLLGVAIWPQHPEEVLGLDFWSMTLWRDFTNHAILLAFILIFVLACQAATLYCWTWLSQRFELSMRLYWGGIIGLATFFILFDVSHILQ
- the aroF gene encoding 3-deoxy-7-phosphoheptulonate synthase, which translates into the protein MIVIMRTDATQEQIDAVRQRIEDGGVESTISQGVNKTVIGLIGKRPPGMMEQVQVLPGVEMVIPVDKPYKFAARGEGGGDTHIRVGNVTIGSNEIGVIGGPCSVESEEQIIATAQAVKEAGGHILRGGAFKPRTSPYSFQGMGGEGLKLLRTAADATGLPLITEVMDPRRVSLVAEYVDIMQIGARNMQNFTLLQEVGNTDKPVMLKRGMAASIEDLLMSAEYIMAAGNMRVILCERGIRTFETATRNTLDLSAIPVLKEESHLPVVIDPSHATGKWELVKPMALAAVAAGADGVMIEVHPNPELALSDGPQSVTPARFFDIMDAIRKVAAAVGREVPAATAELEAATT
- a CDS encoding ricin-type beta-trefoil lectin domain protein produces the protein MTITRAAQPTEVPTPAPQPAAPTPSAESLIMLQDPLDEPEFYCVDVAGFGSNLNLNAPLQAHTCKPGAADELFIFNRPAPGQFYMNAYDVCLEAGEGVLYVKACSDSQNQRFVFGSDGNINPQDSSLCLAVETGEGQPAGGRSHVRRDLLLQACTDVEDSHARWALPGPRP
- a CDS encoding peroxidase-related enzyme (This protein belongs to a clade of uncharacterized proteins related to peroxidases such as the alkylhydroperoxidase AhpD.), which gives rise to MNAWVQIIAEDEAEGQLRAVYQELLGEGRRSSVPDFLRLHSLVPRAIVPLAQLHRAIAYGPGELSRTQRELIATVVSVINGCGLCQELHSRLLLHRTRDETLVKQVQCDFRTAPLTAVDRAMLEYAAKLTTAPAAVAREDIEQLRQLGLNDAAIVAIATQTALFNYLNRVIQGLGLGETDAL